A genomic window from Flavobacterium hankyongi includes:
- a CDS encoding S9 family peptidase has product MKKLSLSLLVLSTIWNTNAQDKKNLVLPNENLIAENIAPISKELAQKVKKYAESRGAGLVAVHPTKDEIIISTRFGSTNQLHKVVQALGDRKQITFFDEPVAGASFEPTKGEYVIYSRDAGGNEFGQLYKLDLKTLQSTLITDGGRSQNGGVTWKKDGSGFYFSSTKRNGGDRDIYFMNPNDPTSAKLVLEVKGGGWGISDISEDGKKLLVGEYISANESHIWLLDTTTGKLTEVTNRNDKSIVQSDASFSKNPNEILFTTDRENEFQRLATFNLQTKKITYITSDIPWNVEGYDLNEDKSKMVFSTNEGGLNKMYLMDTTTKQFKVVPNLPIGLLGGAKFTKDGQNIFFSQSTPDSSSDVYKLNMKTNKITRWTESELGEMQKEDMSKPKFIEWKSFDGLNVSGFYYPAAAKFSGKRPVMINIHGGPEGQSLASFLGSSNYYTSEMGVALIYPNVRGSSGFGKTYLAKDNGFLREDSVKDIGALLDWIAQQPELDKDRIMIMGGSYGGYMTLATAFHYADRIRCSVDVVGISNFNTFLKNTEEYRRDLRRVEYGDERDPKMYAFLDKISPLNNTDKIKKPMFIIQGTNDPRVPVTEATQMRDKLKAQGNQVWYLEAKDEGHGFRKKANVDFQRLAVIRYMEEYLLK; this is encoded by the coding sequence TGCGCAAGACAAGAAAAATTTGGTTTTACCTAACGAAAACCTCATAGCAGAAAACATTGCGCCCATTTCTAAAGAATTGGCTCAAAAAGTAAAAAAATATGCTGAATCAAGAGGTGCAGGTTTAGTCGCTGTTCATCCAACAAAAGATGAAATTATTATTTCAACCCGATTTGGTTCTACTAACCAATTGCACAAAGTAGTTCAGGCTTTAGGAGACAGAAAACAAATTACGTTTTTTGATGAACCTGTTGCAGGAGCATCATTTGAACCAACAAAAGGAGAGTATGTAATTTATTCTCGTGATGCAGGCGGAAATGAATTCGGTCAATTATATAAATTAGACTTAAAAACATTGCAATCAACTTTAATTACTGATGGAGGTCGTTCCCAAAATGGTGGTGTTACCTGGAAAAAAGATGGTTCGGGGTTTTATTTTTCGTCAACCAAAAGAAATGGTGGTGACAGAGATATCTATTTTATGAATCCTAATGATCCTACTTCTGCAAAACTTGTTTTAGAAGTAAAAGGTGGTGGTTGGGGTATTTCGGATATTTCAGAAGATGGTAAAAAACTATTAGTAGGAGAATATATTTCGGCTAATGAATCGCACATTTGGTTGTTAGATACTACAACAGGTAAGTTGACAGAAGTTACAAACCGAAACGATAAAAGTATTGTTCAAAGCGATGCTAGTTTCTCTAAAAATCCAAATGAAATTTTGTTTACAACCGATAGAGAAAATGAGTTTCAACGTTTGGCAACATTTAATTTACAAACTAAAAAAATCACTTATATAACATCAGATATTCCTTGGAATGTTGAAGGATATGATTTGAATGAAGACAAATCGAAAATGGTATTTTCAACTAATGAAGGAGGTTTGAATAAAATGTACTTGATGGATACTACTACAAAGCAATTCAAAGTTGTTCCAAATTTGCCTATTGGTTTATTAGGTGGAGCAAAATTTACTAAAGATGGTCAAAATATTTTCTTTAGTCAATCTACTCCTGATTCTTCTTCAGATGTTTATAAACTGAATATGAAAACCAATAAGATTACGCGTTGGACAGAGAGTGAATTGGGAGAAATGCAAAAAGAAGATATGTCTAAACCTAAATTTATCGAATGGAAAAGTTTTGATGGATTAAATGTTTCTGGATTTTATTATCCAGCTGCTGCTAAATTTTCAGGGAAAAGACCTGTAATGATTAACATTCATGGCGGCCCCGAAGGGCAATCACTAGCTTCATTTTTAGGTTCAAGTAATTATTATACTAGCGAAATGGGTGTTGCTTTAATTTATCCTAACGTTCGTGGATCTTCTGGATTTGGGAAAACATATTTGGCAAAAGATAACGGATTTTTACGTGAAGATTCTGTAAAAGATATTGGAGCTTTATTAGATTGGATTGCTCAACAACCCGAATTAGATAAAGACCGCATTATGATTATGGGAGGAAGTTATGGAGGCTACATGACACTGGCGACTGCTTTTCATTATGCTGATAGAATTCGTTGTAGTGTAGATGTGGTTGGAATTTCTAACTTTAATACTTTCTTAAAAAATACTGAAGAGTATCGTCGTGACTTGCGTCGTGTTGAGTATGGTGATGAGCGAGATCCAAAAATGTATGCTTTCTTGGATAAAATTTCTCCATTAAATAATACTGATAAAATTAAAAAGCCAATGTTTATTATTCAAGGGACAAACGATCCACGTGTTCCTGTGACTGAAGCTACTCAAATGCGAGACAAACTAAAGGCACAAGGAAATCAGGTTTGGTATTTGGAAGCAAAAGATGAAGGACATGGTTTCCGTAAAAAAGCTAATGTAGATTTTCAACGTTTAGCTGTTATTAGATACATGGAAGAATATTTATTAAAGTAA